A single Lathamus discolor isolate bLatDis1 chromosome 16, bLatDis1.hap1, whole genome shotgun sequence DNA region contains:
- the TNFRSF8 gene encoding tumor necrosis factor receptor superfamily member 8 isoform X3, whose product MADCSLALGLWLLLLLQDIHTAPQTSLTPSHSCDALLNWFYDETSRSCCYQCPSGYVQKKACPRDPGEDCIRCGPEQYVNEAFQKPRCDACVSCTKESDLVEKKPCSFNSSRVCECRPGLFCQTPVLNTCIRCQQHTFCKPGFGVKVRGTSTNDVTCEECPSGTFSDENSSTDICKPHTNCAKLNKVVLSKGNATHDQVCLDQSPTYLTPNTLSIRFNNETNNSDLKRFEKSLVTITGILLSATTTENPSTTAEEKAWAGTFPTSVKRKTTMEGLVLWGVILSVIVLLVGMLSFWKWKICKQQIFILKGKRHDLVNKCTQIILTTDSGPEEKELIDRTLPLETNNNLVSRTENAHSLPLSLTDVTPSNGNAQDCPIDSRMRDHTNNRIEKIYIMKADTVIVGSISEVPNGKNCAARECESNVDAQENMEEELAMHYPEQETESFLWNDVMVPVEEEGKEFHHPTTATEK is encoded by the exons ATGGCTGACTGCAGCCTGGCACTAGGACTGTGGCTCCTCCTGCTTCTCCAGGACATCCACACAGCCCCACAG ACATCATTAACCCCATCTCATTCTTGTGATGCACTTCTGAATTGGTTCTATGATGAAACCTCAAGAAGCTGCTGTTACCAGTGTCCCTCAG gctATGTTCAGAAGAAAGCATGTCCTAGGGACCCAGGTGAAGACTGCATAAGGTGTGGACCTGAACAGTATGTGAATGAAGCATTTCAAAAGCCAAGATGTGATGCTTGTGTATCATGCACAAAAG AGTCTGACCTTGTGGAGAAAAAGCCCTGCTCCTTCAATTCTAGCCGTGTGTGTGAGTGCCGACCAGGCCTGTTCTGCCAGACCCCTGTTCTGAACACCTGCATAAGATGCCAGCAGCACACTTTCTGCAAGCCTGGTTTTGGAGTCAAAGTCAGAG GCACCTCAACAAATGATGTTACTTGTGAAGAGTGCCCTTCTGGGACCTTCTCTGATGAAAATTCCAGCACCGACATCTGCAAGCCCCACACGAA CTGTGCCAAGTTAAACAAAGTCGTGTTAAGCAAAGGAAATGCAACACATGACCAGGTTTGCCTGGACCAATCGCCCACCTACCTTACCCCAAACACATTGTCCATAAGGTTCAACAATGAAACAAATAACTCTGACCTAAAAAGGTTTGAAAAGAGCCTGGTGACCATCACTGGTATCCTTTTAAGTGCCACAACAACTGAAAACCCCAGTACAACTGCTGAAGAGAAAGCTTGGGCTGGCACCTTTCCCACCTCAGTCAAGCGGAAGACAACAATGGAAG GTCTAGTTCTCTGGGGAGTCATTCTCTCTGTGATTGTGCTACTTGTGGGTATGCTGtcattttggaaatggaaaatttGCAAGCAGCAGATCTTCATCCTCAAAGGAAAGC GTCACGATCTAGTGAACAAATGTACA CAGATCATACTGACTACTGACAGTGGTCCAGAAGAGAAGGAATTGATTGACAGAACTCTCCCTTTGGAAACCAACAATAACTTGGTCTCCAGGACAGAAAATGCACATAGTCTTCCTCTGAGTCTGACTGATGTGACACCAAGTAATGGAAACGCCCAAGACTGCCCCATTGATTCTCGAATGAGAGACCACACAAATAATCGAATTg aaaAAATATACATCATGAAAGCTGACACTGTTATTGTGGGGTCCATTTCAGAAGTGCCTAATGGCAAGAACTGTGCTGCTAGAGAATGTGAAAGTAATGTTGATGCCCAGGAAAACATGGAAGAGGAACTAGCAATGCACTATCCAGAGCAGGAAACAGAGTCTTTTCTGTGGAATGATGTCATGGTTCCtgtggaagaggagggaaaggaattTCATCACCCCACCACTGCCACTGAAAAGTGA
- the TNFRSF8 gene encoding tumor necrosis factor receptor superfamily member 8 isoform X1: MADCSLALGLWLLLLLQDIHTAPQTSLTPSHSCDALLNWFYDETSRSCCYQCPSGYVQKKACPRDPGEDCIRCGPEQYVNEAFQKPRCDACVSCTKESDLVEKKPCSFNSSRVCECRPGLFCQTPVLNTCIRCQQHTFCKPGFGVKVRVFSHYFYSGTSTNDVTCEECPSGTFSDENSSTDICKPHTNCAKLNKVVLSKGNATHDQVCLDQSPTYLTPNTLSIRFNNETNNSDLKRFEKSLVTITGILLSATTTENPSTTAEEKAWAGTFPTSVKRKTTMEGLVLWGVILSVIVLLVGMLSFWKWKICKQQIFILKGKRHDLVNKCTQIILTTDSGPEEKELIDRTLPLETNNNLVSRTENAHSLPLSLTDVTPSNGNAQDCPIDSRMRDHTNNRIEKIYIMKADTVIVGSISEVPNGKNCAARECESNVDAQENMEEELAMHYPEQETESFLWNDVMVPVEEEGKEFHHPTTATEK; this comes from the exons ATGGCTGACTGCAGCCTGGCACTAGGACTGTGGCTCCTCCTGCTTCTCCAGGACATCCACACAGCCCCACAG ACATCATTAACCCCATCTCATTCTTGTGATGCACTTCTGAATTGGTTCTATGATGAAACCTCAAGAAGCTGCTGTTACCAGTGTCCCTCAG gctATGTTCAGAAGAAAGCATGTCCTAGGGACCCAGGTGAAGACTGCATAAGGTGTGGACCTGAACAGTATGTGAATGAAGCATTTCAAAAGCCAAGATGTGATGCTTGTGTATCATGCACAAAAG AGTCTGACCTTGTGGAGAAAAAGCCCTGCTCCTTCAATTCTAGCCGTGTGTGTGAGTGCCGACCAGGCCTGTTCTGCCAGACCCCTGTTCTGAACACCTGCATAAGATGCCAGCAGCACACTTTCTGCAAGCCTGGTTTTGGAGTCAAAGTCAGAG TCTTCAGTCATTACTTTTATTCAGGCACCTCAACAAATGATGTTACTTGTGAAGAGTGCCCTTCTGGGACCTTCTCTGATGAAAATTCCAGCACCGACATCTGCAAGCCCCACACGAA CTGTGCCAAGTTAAACAAAGTCGTGTTAAGCAAAGGAAATGCAACACATGACCAGGTTTGCCTGGACCAATCGCCCACCTACCTTACCCCAAACACATTGTCCATAAGGTTCAACAATGAAACAAATAACTCTGACCTAAAAAGGTTTGAAAAGAGCCTGGTGACCATCACTGGTATCCTTTTAAGTGCCACAACAACTGAAAACCCCAGTACAACTGCTGAAGAGAAAGCTTGGGCTGGCACCTTTCCCACCTCAGTCAAGCGGAAGACAACAATGGAAG GTCTAGTTCTCTGGGGAGTCATTCTCTCTGTGATTGTGCTACTTGTGGGTATGCTGtcattttggaaatggaaaatttGCAAGCAGCAGATCTTCATCCTCAAAGGAAAGC GTCACGATCTAGTGAACAAATGTACA CAGATCATACTGACTACTGACAGTGGTCCAGAAGAGAAGGAATTGATTGACAGAACTCTCCCTTTGGAAACCAACAATAACTTGGTCTCCAGGACAGAAAATGCACATAGTCTTCCTCTGAGTCTGACTGATGTGACACCAAGTAATGGAAACGCCCAAGACTGCCCCATTGATTCTCGAATGAGAGACCACACAAATAATCGAATTg aaaAAATATACATCATGAAAGCTGACACTGTTATTGTGGGGTCCATTTCAGAAGTGCCTAATGGCAAGAACTGTGCTGCTAGAGAATGTGAAAGTAATGTTGATGCCCAGGAAAACATGGAAGAGGAACTAGCAATGCACTATCCAGAGCAGGAAACAGAGTCTTTTCTGTGGAATGATGTCATGGTTCCtgtggaagaggagggaaaggaattTCATCACCCCACCACTGCCACTGAAAAGTGA
- the TNFRSF8 gene encoding tumor necrosis factor receptor superfamily member 8 isoform X2 — MADCSLALGLWLLLLLQDIHTAPQTSLTPSHSCDALLNWFYDETSRSCCYQCPSGYVQKKACPRDPGEDCIRCGPEQYVNEAFQKPRCDACVSCTKESDLVEKKPCSFNSSRVCECRPGLFCQTPVLNTCIRCQQHTFCKPGFGVKVRVFSHYFYSGTSTNDVTCEECPSGTFSDENSSTDICKPHTNCAKLNKVVLSKGNATHDQVCLDQSPTYLTPNTLSIRFNNETNNSDLKRFEKSLVTITGILLSATTTENPSTTAEEKAWAGTFPTSVKRKTTMEGLVLWGVILSVIVLLVGMLSFWKWKICKQQIFILKGKRHDLVNKCTIILTTDSGPEEKELIDRTLPLETNNNLVSRTENAHSLPLSLTDVTPSNGNAQDCPIDSRMRDHTNNRIEKIYIMKADTVIVGSISEVPNGKNCAARECESNVDAQENMEEELAMHYPEQETESFLWNDVMVPVEEEGKEFHHPTTATEK, encoded by the exons ATGGCTGACTGCAGCCTGGCACTAGGACTGTGGCTCCTCCTGCTTCTCCAGGACATCCACACAGCCCCACAG ACATCATTAACCCCATCTCATTCTTGTGATGCACTTCTGAATTGGTTCTATGATGAAACCTCAAGAAGCTGCTGTTACCAGTGTCCCTCAG gctATGTTCAGAAGAAAGCATGTCCTAGGGACCCAGGTGAAGACTGCATAAGGTGTGGACCTGAACAGTATGTGAATGAAGCATTTCAAAAGCCAAGATGTGATGCTTGTGTATCATGCACAAAAG AGTCTGACCTTGTGGAGAAAAAGCCCTGCTCCTTCAATTCTAGCCGTGTGTGTGAGTGCCGACCAGGCCTGTTCTGCCAGACCCCTGTTCTGAACACCTGCATAAGATGCCAGCAGCACACTTTCTGCAAGCCTGGTTTTGGAGTCAAAGTCAGAG TCTTCAGTCATTACTTTTATTCAGGCACCTCAACAAATGATGTTACTTGTGAAGAGTGCCCTTCTGGGACCTTCTCTGATGAAAATTCCAGCACCGACATCTGCAAGCCCCACACGAA CTGTGCCAAGTTAAACAAAGTCGTGTTAAGCAAAGGAAATGCAACACATGACCAGGTTTGCCTGGACCAATCGCCCACCTACCTTACCCCAAACACATTGTCCATAAGGTTCAACAATGAAACAAATAACTCTGACCTAAAAAGGTTTGAAAAGAGCCTGGTGACCATCACTGGTATCCTTTTAAGTGCCACAACAACTGAAAACCCCAGTACAACTGCTGAAGAGAAAGCTTGGGCTGGCACCTTTCCCACCTCAGTCAAGCGGAAGACAACAATGGAAG GTCTAGTTCTCTGGGGAGTCATTCTCTCTGTGATTGTGCTACTTGTGGGTATGCTGtcattttggaaatggaaaatttGCAAGCAGCAGATCTTCATCCTCAAAGGAAAGC GTCACGATCTAGTGAACAAATGTACA ATCATACTGACTACTGACAGTGGTCCAGAAGAGAAGGAATTGATTGACAGAACTCTCCCTTTGGAAACCAACAATAACTTGGTCTCCAGGACAGAAAATGCACATAGTCTTCCTCTGAGTCTGACTGATGTGACACCAAGTAATGGAAACGCCCAAGACTGCCCCATTGATTCTCGAATGAGAGACCACACAAATAATCGAATTg aaaAAATATACATCATGAAAGCTGACACTGTTATTGTGGGGTCCATTTCAGAAGTGCCTAATGGCAAGAACTGTGCTGCTAGAGAATGTGAAAGTAATGTTGATGCCCAGGAAAACATGGAAGAGGAACTAGCAATGCACTATCCAGAGCAGGAAACAGAGTCTTTTCTGTGGAATGATGTCATGGTTCCtgtggaagaggagggaaaggaattTCATCACCCCACCACTGCCACTGAAAAGTGA
- the TNFRSF8 gene encoding tumor necrosis factor receptor superfamily member 8 isoform X4 yields the protein MADCSLALGLWLLLLLQDIHTAPQTSLTPSHSCDALLNWFYDETSRSCCYQCPSGYVQKKACPRDPGEDCIRCGPEQYVNEAFQKPRCDACVSCTKESDLVEKKPCSFNSSRVCECRPGLFCQTPVLNTCIRCQQHTFCKPGFGVKVRVFSHYFYSGTSTNDVTCEECPSGTFSDENSSTDICKPHTNCAKLNKVVLSKGNATHDQVCLDQSPTYLTPNTLSIRFNNETNNSDLKRFEKSLVTITGILLSATTTENPSTTAEEKAWAGTFPTSVKRKTTMEGLVLWGVILSVIVLLVGMLSFWKWKICKQQIFILKGKRHDLVNKCTQIILTTDSGPEEKELIDRTLPLETNNNLVSRTENAHSLPLSLTDVTPSNGNAQDCPIDSRMRDHTNNRIEVPNGKNCAARECESNVDAQENMEEELAMHYPEQETESFLWNDVMVPVEEEGKEFHHPTTATEK from the exons ATGGCTGACTGCAGCCTGGCACTAGGACTGTGGCTCCTCCTGCTTCTCCAGGACATCCACACAGCCCCACAG ACATCATTAACCCCATCTCATTCTTGTGATGCACTTCTGAATTGGTTCTATGATGAAACCTCAAGAAGCTGCTGTTACCAGTGTCCCTCAG gctATGTTCAGAAGAAAGCATGTCCTAGGGACCCAGGTGAAGACTGCATAAGGTGTGGACCTGAACAGTATGTGAATGAAGCATTTCAAAAGCCAAGATGTGATGCTTGTGTATCATGCACAAAAG AGTCTGACCTTGTGGAGAAAAAGCCCTGCTCCTTCAATTCTAGCCGTGTGTGTGAGTGCCGACCAGGCCTGTTCTGCCAGACCCCTGTTCTGAACACCTGCATAAGATGCCAGCAGCACACTTTCTGCAAGCCTGGTTTTGGAGTCAAAGTCAGAG TCTTCAGTCATTACTTTTATTCAGGCACCTCAACAAATGATGTTACTTGTGAAGAGTGCCCTTCTGGGACCTTCTCTGATGAAAATTCCAGCACCGACATCTGCAAGCCCCACACGAA CTGTGCCAAGTTAAACAAAGTCGTGTTAAGCAAAGGAAATGCAACACATGACCAGGTTTGCCTGGACCAATCGCCCACCTACCTTACCCCAAACACATTGTCCATAAGGTTCAACAATGAAACAAATAACTCTGACCTAAAAAGGTTTGAAAAGAGCCTGGTGACCATCACTGGTATCCTTTTAAGTGCCACAACAACTGAAAACCCCAGTACAACTGCTGAAGAGAAAGCTTGGGCTGGCACCTTTCCCACCTCAGTCAAGCGGAAGACAACAATGGAAG GTCTAGTTCTCTGGGGAGTCATTCTCTCTGTGATTGTGCTACTTGTGGGTATGCTGtcattttggaaatggaaaatttGCAAGCAGCAGATCTTCATCCTCAAAGGAAAGC GTCACGATCTAGTGAACAAATGTACA CAGATCATACTGACTACTGACAGTGGTCCAGAAGAGAAGGAATTGATTGACAGAACTCTCCCTTTGGAAACCAACAATAACTTGGTCTCCAGGACAGAAAATGCACATAGTCTTCCTCTGAGTCTGACTGATGTGACACCAAGTAATGGAAACGCCCAAGACTGCCCCATTGATTCTCGAATGAGAGACCACACAAATAATCGAATTg AAGTGCCTAATGGCAAGAACTGTGCTGCTAGAGAATGTGAAAGTAATGTTGATGCCCAGGAAAACATGGAAGAGGAACTAGCAATGCACTATCCAGAGCAGGAAACAGAGTCTTTTCTGTGGAATGATGTCATGGTTCCtgtggaagaggagggaaaggaattTCATCACCCCACCACTGCCACTGAAAAGTGA